From one Leifsonia soli genomic stretch:
- a CDS encoding beta-glucosidase produces MPTPMTVPHADVRPRTHVADLDEAVRLLTGATSWTLRALPSSGLRPIVLSDGPIGVRGIDDDVRPSAQLPSPSALAATFDTRLLSRLGHLLGMEAHRKGVDVLLAPVVNLQRTPYGGRHFEAFSEDPLLTGILASALIEATQSTGVAMCVKHYLGNESETERTTYRSRLCERALREVYLAPFERAVVHAGVWSVMAAYNGVDDGELSAPATEHGPLINGILKGEWGFDGVVVSDWLATGSTVASALGGLDLVMPGPDGPWGAALVDAVKAGLVPAQTIDDKVDRIIRLGERVGAVGDARRQQAPLDLPTLPATRALLREAVARSIVVLRNDGALPVAQTAVRSVALIGPNAVEPFVQGGGSAFVTAPGLSEPLAALTEALPEATIGLYRGAAGRAHPRPIDPALVTTPDGRPGYLLTFLDGKGDVVGDPVAVTADEGWNRGAPADAVSARIQAIVRLTGPGVHRVDVGVSGWHRIRFDGDVVSASDRRADHDVILDSSANLPGGPARDILVGDRPVDLLIESEQQVVDAGAYGRFVRFVLRHEVQQQTAAQELEAAVEAARSADVAIVVVGTNEETESEGWDRQNLRLPGRQDELVERILEANPRTVVVVNAGAPVILPWLDRTAATLWWWLPGQEAGGGLADALTGRIEPSGRLPWTLPAAEDDVPVRSTLPKNGVIDYSEGIHVGYREWDRTSRTPAREFGYGLGYGTWLYEALSVEGPVDELTASVTVTNVGARDSREIVQIYLESPHSSVERPVRWLAGFANVDVRAGETATATVAIDRRALEIWNTERHDWEIPDGFYVFHAARSSRDLRLSVTATVRSEELTTD; encoded by the coding sequence ATGCCCACACCGATGACCGTTCCGCACGCGGACGTGCGTCCCCGCACTCACGTCGCGGACCTGGACGAGGCGGTGCGACTCCTCACCGGTGCCACCTCCTGGACACTTCGTGCGCTCCCCTCGAGCGGCCTCCGCCCGATCGTGCTCTCGGACGGACCGATCGGCGTGCGGGGGATCGATGACGACGTGCGGCCGTCGGCGCAGCTGCCCTCGCCGTCCGCGCTCGCGGCGACTTTCGACACCCGGCTGCTCTCCCGGCTCGGTCACCTGCTCGGCATGGAGGCGCACCGCAAGGGGGTCGATGTGCTGCTGGCACCGGTCGTTAACCTCCAGCGGACGCCGTACGGCGGGCGGCACTTCGAAGCCTTCTCAGAGGATCCGCTGCTCACCGGCATCCTGGCCTCGGCGCTCATCGAGGCGACCCAGTCGACCGGCGTCGCGATGTGCGTGAAGCACTACCTCGGCAACGAGTCCGAGACCGAGCGGACCACATACCGGTCGCGCCTCTGCGAGCGTGCCCTGCGGGAGGTGTACCTCGCACCGTTCGAACGCGCGGTGGTGCACGCAGGCGTCTGGTCGGTGATGGCCGCGTACAACGGGGTCGACGACGGAGAGCTCAGCGCTCCGGCGACCGAGCACGGCCCCCTCATCAACGGCATCCTCAAGGGCGAATGGGGATTCGACGGCGTCGTCGTCAGCGACTGGCTCGCCACCGGCTCGACGGTCGCGTCGGCGCTCGGCGGTCTCGACCTCGTCATGCCGGGACCGGACGGCCCCTGGGGGGCCGCGCTCGTCGACGCCGTGAAGGCCGGGCTGGTACCCGCACAGACCATCGACGACAAGGTGGACCGGATCATCCGGCTCGGCGAGCGTGTCGGAGCGGTCGGGGACGCCCGGCGCCAGCAGGCTCCGCTCGACCTGCCGACCCTCCCCGCGACGCGCGCGCTGCTGCGGGAGGCCGTCGCCCGGTCGATCGTCGTGCTGCGGAACGACGGGGCCCTCCCCGTGGCGCAGACCGCCGTGCGCTCGGTCGCCCTGATCGGCCCCAACGCGGTCGAACCGTTCGTCCAGGGCGGTGGGAGCGCATTCGTGACCGCCCCTGGGCTCTCCGAGCCGCTGGCGGCACTGACCGAAGCCCTCCCCGAGGCCACCATCGGCCTGTACCGCGGTGCCGCCGGACGAGCCCACCCCCGTCCGATCGACCCGGCACTCGTGACGACGCCCGATGGGCGCCCCGGCTACCTCCTCACATTCCTCGATGGGAAGGGGGATGTCGTCGGCGACCCGGTCGCCGTTACGGCTGATGAGGGCTGGAACCGCGGAGCCCCCGCGGACGCCGTGAGCGCTCGCATCCAGGCGATCGTGCGCCTCACCGGACCGGGCGTGCACCGGGTGGATGTCGGCGTGTCCGGCTGGCACCGCATCCGTTTCGACGGCGACGTCGTCTCCGCCTCCGACCGTCGCGCCGATCACGACGTGATCCTCGACTCCTCTGCCAATCTGCCTGGCGGGCCCGCTCGCGACATCCTCGTCGGGGACCGGCCGGTCGACCTGCTCATCGAGTCCGAGCAGCAGGTCGTCGACGCCGGCGCGTACGGCCGGTTCGTGCGCTTCGTCCTCCGCCACGAGGTTCAGCAGCAGACCGCGGCACAGGAGCTCGAGGCGGCCGTCGAGGCCGCCCGCTCGGCGGACGTCGCTATCGTCGTCGTCGGCACCAACGAGGAGACGGAGTCGGAGGGCTGGGACCGTCAGAACCTGCGCCTGCCGGGCCGCCAGGACGAGCTGGTGGAGCGCATCCTGGAAGCCAATCCCCGCACCGTCGTCGTGGTCAACGCCGGCGCCCCGGTGATCCTCCCCTGGCTCGACCGGACCGCGGCCACCCTGTGGTGGTGGCTGCCAGGACAGGAGGCGGGCGGCGGGCTCGCGGATGCGCTCACCGGCCGGATCGAGCCGTCCGGGCGGCTGCCCTGGACGCTTCCGGCGGCGGAGGACGACGTGCCCGTCCGCTCGACCCTCCCGAAGAACGGGGTCATCGACTACTCCGAGGGCATCCACGTCGGCTACCGGGAATGGGACAGGACGTCGCGAACTCCCGCCCGCGAGTTCGGCTACGGTCTGGGCTACGGCACCTGGCTCTATGAGGCCCTGAGCGTCGAGGGCCCTGTCGACGAACTGACCGCGTCCGTCACCGTCACCAATGTCGGGGCACGCGACAGCCGCGAGATCGTCCAGATCTATCTGGAGAGCCCGCACTCGTCGGTCGAGCGCCCCGTCCGCTGGCTGGCGGGCTTCGCGAACGTGGATGTGCGCGCCGGTGAGACGGCGACGGCAACCGTCGCGATCGACCGCCGCGCCCTCGAGATCTGGAACACGGAACGCCACGATTGGGAGATCCCCGACGGCTTCTACGTGTTCCACGCCGCCCGCTCCAGTCGCGACCTCCGGCTGAGCGTCACGGCCACGGTCCGCAGCGAGGAGCTGACGACCGACTGA
- a CDS encoding TetR/AcrR family transcriptional regulator: protein MTRGRAAHAVPAGARVANPRPETAEKRQRILEAAMSIFATRGYNNGSLIEIGEEAGVSHAGVIHHFGSKDQLLIAMLEYRDDSDVAELEGKHIPDGAALFDHLVRTVELNIERPGVVQLYAVLCADSVTEGHPAQDYFRARFVGLREMVRGALADVVPEASDARVDLAASTIIATMDGLQVQWLLDRSAVDMPEAVRLVIASVIDRLRSEAR, encoded by the coding sequence ATGACGCGAGGGCGAGCAGCCCATGCCGTGCCGGCAGGAGCGCGGGTCGCGAACCCCCGGCCGGAGACGGCCGAGAAGCGGCAGCGCATCCTGGAGGCGGCGATGTCCATCTTCGCGACGCGCGGCTACAACAACGGCTCTCTCATCGAGATCGGTGAGGAGGCGGGGGTCAGCCATGCGGGCGTCATCCACCACTTCGGCTCGAAGGACCAGCTCCTGATCGCCATGCTGGAGTACCGCGACGACTCCGATGTCGCGGAGCTCGAGGGCAAGCACATTCCGGACGGCGCCGCCCTGTTCGACCACCTGGTGCGCACGGTGGAGCTCAACATCGAGCGGCCGGGGGTCGTCCAGCTGTACGCCGTGCTGTGCGCTGACTCGGTGACAGAGGGCCACCCCGCGCAGGACTACTTCCGTGCACGCTTCGTCGGTCTCCGCGAGATGGTGCGGGGAGCCCTCGCTGACGTGGTGCCGGAGGCCTCCGACGCCCGAGTCGACCTCGCGGCCTCCACCATCATCGCCACGATGGACGGCCTTCAGGTGCAATGGCTCCTCGACCGATCCGCCGTCGACATGCCCGAGGCGGTCCGTCTCGTGATCGCCTCCGTGATCGATCGGCTGCGTTCCGAGGCGCGCTGA
- a CDS encoding substrate-binding domain-containing protein: MGDERVTIVDVANKAGVAISSVSSALNGRPGVSDVTRERIIRIAAELGFVPSLRGKSLSGRRAFTVGLVLHRDPDVLELDPFFGGFIGGIEDAIDPRGYALVLQISAESDKVLQRYEKLAADRRVDGVFINDLEVDDPRIALVQRLGLPAVAINPGAGFPIPAVREDPDAGIRATLRHLVDLGHRRIAYVSGRRNMTHSVERENSWRAGLQELGLAPGPVVPGEFTYLGGASAASVLLESADPPTAVMCANDLSAIGLIAQAQHLGFDVPGQLSVAGFDDIRLGTYVRPSLTTVHTSPRELGRQSGRMLVDLIEEGAVDDVRIPDAEMIVRDSTGPARDRR; the protein is encoded by the coding sequence GTGGGCGATGAGCGGGTCACGATCGTCGACGTCGCGAACAAGGCCGGCGTCGCGATCAGCTCCGTCTCGAGTGCGCTGAACGGCCGGCCGGGAGTCTCGGACGTCACCCGCGAGCGCATCATCCGGATCGCCGCTGAGCTCGGTTTCGTGCCGTCGCTCCGCGGCAAGAGCCTGTCCGGGCGTCGCGCGTTCACGGTCGGTCTCGTCCTGCACCGCGACCCGGACGTGCTCGAGCTCGACCCGTTCTTCGGCGGCTTCATCGGCGGCATCGAGGATGCGATCGATCCCCGCGGGTACGCTCTCGTCCTCCAGATCAGCGCCGAGTCGGACAAGGTGCTCCAGCGCTACGAGAAGCTGGCGGCCGACCGTCGCGTCGACGGCGTCTTCATCAACGACCTGGAAGTCGACGACCCGCGCATCGCGCTGGTGCAGAGGCTCGGCCTGCCCGCGGTCGCCATCAACCCGGGGGCCGGCTTCCCGATCCCCGCGGTGCGCGAGGATCCCGACGCGGGCATCCGGGCGACCCTCCGGCACCTCGTGGACCTGGGTCACCGCCGGATCGCGTACGTCAGCGGCCGCAGGAACATGACGCACTCGGTGGAGCGCGAGAACTCCTGGCGTGCCGGTCTGCAGGAGCTCGGGCTCGCACCTGGTCCGGTGGTCCCCGGCGAGTTCACGTACCTGGGCGGGGCGTCCGCCGCCTCCGTCCTGCTCGAGTCCGCCGACCCGCCGACCGCCGTGATGTGTGCGAACGACCTGTCCGCGATCGGCCTGATCGCGCAGGCCCAGCACCTCGGCTTCGATGTGCCGGGGCAGCTTTCGGTCGCCGGGTTCGACGACATCCGGCTCGGCACCTATGTGCGGCCGTCGCTGACGACGGTGCACACGTCGCCCCGGGAACTGGGGCGGCAGTCGGGGAGGATGCTGGTCGACCTGATCGAGGAGGGGGCCGTCGACGACGTCAGGATCCCCGATGCCGAGATGATCGTCCGGGACTCCACGGGCCCGGCGCGCGACCGGCGCTGA
- a CDS encoding ABC transporter substrate-binding protein, producing the protein MATKRLRGATLGRRLIAGAVAAATIGALAACSSGGGSTDGEPSGKLQLLVSSSDATDAGFRAINEAFEKQYPKVDVVFSTVSNDNYPATKSSRLTAGNLDLFVVKGLMETPSYAKDAATDDARLAKAGGLVDLTGESFLKQYTPTLLDAQAIGGKQYAVPTGVSYYTGVFYNKKIFADNGLDIPTTWSQFTAVVDALKAKGVTPFGLGGKDSWPAGLPMLASVASNYPTVADKQQLAKDLWTNKAKLTDPTEVKVLEQTEYVLQNAQEGAAGADYTSIPSGFAAGDFAMTVDGTWDQPTIDAAVAKKFDYGYFPFPGSDKAADNALLNGKTELQLAVPTSAKNKTAALAWLKFFSEKKNYELFLQKSGFSSAQPGISTSAFLQSIGGYTKSYEPAWDQVWFANNKAGQDAVFPFNYPALSPLGSATPEEAAQAAQKAWSAAG; encoded by the coding sequence ATGGCAACGAAGAGGTTGCGCGGCGCGACCCTGGGCCGGCGGCTGATCGCCGGCGCGGTCGCCGCAGCCACGATCGGCGCGCTCGCCGCCTGCTCCAGCGGCGGCGGATCGACCGACGGAGAGCCGAGCGGGAAGCTGCAGCTTCTCGTCTCGAGCAGCGACGCGACGGACGCCGGCTTCCGGGCGATCAACGAGGCGTTCGAGAAGCAGTACCCGAAGGTGGACGTCGTGTTCTCCACCGTCTCGAACGACAACTACCCGGCGACCAAGTCCTCGCGCCTCACGGCCGGCAACCTCGACCTGTTCGTGGTCAAGGGCCTGATGGAGACGCCGTCGTACGCGAAGGATGCCGCCACCGACGACGCGCGTCTCGCGAAGGCGGGCGGACTGGTCGACCTCACGGGCGAGTCCTTCCTCAAGCAGTACACGCCGACTCTGCTCGACGCGCAGGCGATCGGCGGAAAGCAGTACGCGGTACCGACCGGCGTCAGCTACTACACCGGTGTCTTCTACAACAAGAAGATCTTCGCCGACAACGGCCTCGACATCCCCACCACCTGGAGCCAGTTCACCGCGGTCGTCGACGCGCTCAAGGCCAAGGGCGTCACGCCGTTCGGTCTGGGCGGCAAGGACAGCTGGCCCGCCGGTCTCCCGATGCTTGCCTCCGTCGCGTCCAACTATCCGACCGTCGCCGACAAGCAGCAGCTGGCGAAGGACCTGTGGACGAACAAGGCGAAGCTCACCGACCCGACCGAGGTGAAGGTGCTGGAGCAGACGGAGTACGTCCTGCAGAACGCCCAGGAAGGTGCGGCGGGCGCCGACTACACCTCGATCCCGTCCGGTTTCGCGGCGGGCGACTTCGCCATGACCGTCGACGGCACCTGGGACCAGCCGACGATCGACGCGGCCGTCGCGAAGAAGTTCGACTACGGGTACTTCCCGTTCCCCGGCTCCGACAAGGCGGCCGACAACGCGCTCCTCAACGGCAAGACGGAGCTCCAGCTGGCCGTTCCCACCTCCGCGAAGAACAAGACGGCGGCGCTCGCGTGGCTGAAGTTCTTCTCCGAGAAGAAGAACTACGAGCTGTTCCTGCAGAAGTCGGGCTTCTCGTCGGCGCAGCCCGGCATCTCGACCAGTGCGTTCCTCCAGTCGATCGGGGGCTACACGAAGTCGTACGAGCCCGCATGGGACCAGGTCTGGTTCGCCAACAACAAGGCCGGTCAGGATGCGGTCTTCCCGTTCAACTACCCCGCGCTGAGCCCGCTCGGCTCCGCCACCCCGGAGGAGGCCGCCCAGGCCGCCCAGAAGGCGTGGTCGGCGGCCGGCTGA